The Mobula birostris isolate sMobBir1 chromosome 1, sMobBir1.hap1, whole genome shotgun sequence genome contains a region encoding:
- the neto1l gene encoding neuropilin and tolloid-like protein 1 isoform X4 yields MVHGHRLRLLYVVSSLILLGHFVSTKEISDKSTSSESVQCGSWIKNVDGGFFTSPNYPNKYPPDRECTYIIEAAPRQSIELYFDEKYSIEPSWECKFDHIEVRDGPFPFSTEIGRYCGQNIPPFVTSSGRFLWIKFVADGELESIGFLARYNFIPVSSVTPVS; encoded by the exons ATGGTACATGGGCATCGGCTCAGACTGCTTTACG TTGTATCAAGTCTTATCCTGTTAGGACATTTTGTATCAACAAAAGAGATATCAG ACAAATCAACCTCTTCAGAGTCAGTGCAATGTGGCTCCTGGATCAAGAACGTGGATGGTGGCTTCTTCACATCTCCCAATTATCCAAATAAGTACCCTCCTGATAGAGAATGCACATATATTATTGAAG CTGCACCAAGGCAAAGTATTGAACTTTACTTTGATGAAAAATACTCCATTGAACCTTCTTGGGAATGCAAATTTGACCACATTGAAGTGCGGGATGGACCTTTTCCATTTTCTACTGAAATTGGACGTTACTGTGGTCAAAATATTCCACCTTTTGTAACATCATCGGGCAGATTTTTATGGATTAAATTTGTTGCTGATGGTGAGCTTGAATCTATTGGATTTCTGGCAAGATACAACTTTATACCAG